The window TATGGCGTGTTGAATGGTGGCTGGTTCATCAAGAATGACTCCGCTTTCAATGCTTATGCAGCCTTGTCTACCGATGGAAACTATGTGGCTACAACGGACTGGGCTTTCAATGGCGGTTATGAAGATGCCTTCTATGACCTGGACTCTCGTGCCAAGCAGTTCATTGATGAATTCCTGGTGGGCGTGATTTCCAAGAAGGCTCGTGTAAGCGTGGTGAATACCCACGACATGTTCCTGGCTCCTTTGACAATTTATGCCTCTGGCCGTCAGATTGACCTTAGATACTACGAAAATCGCAGCTGGATTACTTACCTGGCCGGTATTGCCGTGGTGATCGGTGCCGATGGTTCTGTAAAGGTTCTTCCTGTGAAGGGTCTGGATTCTGGAAAGACGACTTAGTTCTGTTAATCTAGAACGTTAGACTATAAAAAAAGAAACCCGGACTTAAAAAGTCTGGGTTTCTTTTTGCTGAAGATTAAATTGAATTCTGCAAATCTTCATTCCGATTTTTTCGGAATCTCACGACATGAGAAATCCATATCTCATATCGTGAATCTGATATCTAATCTTACAGCTTCATATCGCTCAAGCGGGTGTGTTCCACCTGGTCGAATTCGTCCTGGATTTCCTTGGAGGGGGCCTTGGTCAAAAGGCTTACCACGATGATGGTAACCATGCTGAATACGAAGCCCGGAACCAGTTCGTAAATCTGGAAGATTTCACCGCTGAGGCCGGAGAGGTAGAACTTCCAGACGAAGGTGGTGATGCCACCAACCAGCATACCGGCAACGGCTGCGGGCAGGGTGGTGCGCTTCCAGAAGAGGGCCAACAGAACCAGCGGACCGAAGGTTGCACCGAAGCCACCCCAGGCGAAGCTGACCAGACTCATGACCACGTCAAGGAAGCTCTTGCCTTCCTTAGCGGCACCAGCGGAAGGTGCGCCCTGGAGTGCCACGAGAACAGCGATAATAGCGATAACGGCAACCACAACGCGGCTCACCCACATCAGTTCCTTGTTGGAGGCGTTCTTGCGGAAGATGTGCTTGTACATGTCGTTACTGAAAGCGGAAGCAGAAACCAGGAGCTGGGAGTCTGCGGTACTCATGATAGCGGCGAGAATGGCGGCCATGAGGATAGAGGCGATAGCCGGATGGCAGAGGGCCTGGCAGAGGACCATGAAGATTCTTTCAGGGTCCTGGACAGTGAGACCGTTAGCGCTTACATAATAGCGGCCAAGGAGACCGATCATGATCACAGCACCGAGGCAGATGATGACCCAAGTCATGGCGATGCGGCGAGAATGCTTGATTTCTTCAGCGTTCTTGATGGACATGAAACGGACCAGGATGTGGGGCATACCGAAGTAGCCGAGACCCCAGGCCAGGCTGGAAATCAGGGAGATGAAACCGATGGCCTTGCCGGTAGAGGCGTTGGTGAAGAGGCTCATGAGGTAGGGATTCTGTACGTTCACTGCATCCATGGTTGCAGCGAAGCCGCCACCGGAAACGCAGATGATGGTGGGAATCACCAGCACGGCAATGAGCATCATGGAAGCCTGGATGAAGTCGGTCCAGCAAACAGCGAAGAAGCCGCCCATGAAGGTGTAGCTAACAACCACGACGGCACCGATGATCAGGCCGGTGGTGTAGTCAAGACCGAAGATGGTGCCGAAGAGCTTTGCGGAAGCCACGAAGCCGGAAACGGTGTAGAACAGGAAGAATGCCAGGATGAAGAAGGATGCGATCACGCGGATGATGCCCTTCTTGTCGCGGAAACGGTTAGAGAGGAAGTCGGGGAGGGTAATGGAGTCGCCGCAGAAGTGAGAGTACTTGCGGAGACGGCGGCCAACGATCTTCCAGTTGAAATAGGTACCGATCACGAGACCGATGCCGATCCATGCTTCGGAGAAACCGCTGAGGTAGATGGCGCCGGGGAGACCCATGAGCATCCAGCCACTCATATCGGAAGCCTGGGCGGACATAGCCACCACCCACTTGTTCATGCCACGATCGCCCAGGTAGTAGGCGTTGAGGCTATTTGCCTTGCGAGAGAAGTAGGCACCGATGCCTAGCATCATCAACAAGTAAAGAATAAAGACGACTACGGTCATTTGTTCCTCTTCTATGTTGCGGCGAAAAAACATTCGCCTGAGTTAAATCATCGGTGGGGCAAGATAGAAATTTTTATATATGGCTCTGTGAACCCAGACTGCGAAACCCCATCTCATTTCCCCTTTAAGGTCATTGCCAGAATCCGGAGTGACTTTCCCGATAAGTTCGGCATTCCCCGCCAGAGTGGATTGCTAAAGGGGTTGCGTTCCTCCATTCGCTTTGAACCTGAGTTTCGAGTGGCCGACGCCTTGCGCGGTCTCGAGGGTTTTAGCCACCTGTGGGTCCTCTGGATTTTTTCAGAAAATGTAAGGGTGGGCGAGAACGGCGAAAATCGCTGGAGCCCTACGGTGCGCCCGCCCCGCCTCGGAGGCAACAAGCGTCTGGGAGTTTTTGCCACCCGCAGCAGTTTCCGCCCCAATCCCGTGGCCATGAGCTGCGTAAAAATCGAGGAAATCCGCCTGAACGTGGTTGACGGGGATTATTGCGGCCCCGAAATTATCGTTAGCGGCGCCGACATGATGGATGGAACTCCCATTGTAGACATCAAGCCCTATTTGCCTTATGCCGATTCCGTGCCCGATGCACTGGGCGGCTTTGCGGAACCCCTCCGCGAAAAAAGCCTGAAGGTGGAATTCTCCGTGGACCTTGGGGCGTTTCCGGCAGAAAAATTGGATACCCTCCGCGAAATTCTGGCTGAGGATCCCCGCCCGGCTTACCAGAAGGATGCCGACCGAGTTTACGGCTTTAAGTTTGCTGGCTTTGAAGTCAAATTTAAAGTCCAGGACGAAGTGCTTTCGGTCCTGGACTTGATTAAGATTTAGTATAGAGTCGGGTTT of the Fibrobacter sp. UWH6 genome contains:
- the putP gene encoding sodium/proline symporter PutP; the protein is MTVVVFILYLLMMLGIGAYFSRKANSLNAYYLGDRGMNKWVVAMSAQASDMSGWMLMGLPGAIYLSGFSEAWIGIGLVIGTYFNWKIVGRRLRKYSHFCGDSITLPDFLSNRFRDKKGIIRVIASFFILAFFLFYTVSGFVASAKLFGTIFGLDYTTGLIIGAVVVVSYTFMGGFFAVCWTDFIQASMMLIAVLVIPTIICVSGGGFAATMDAVNVQNPYLMSLFTNASTGKAIGFISLISSLAWGLGYFGMPHILVRFMSIKNAEEIKHSRRIAMTWVIICLGAVIMIGLLGRYYVSANGLTVQDPERIFMVLCQALCHPAIASILMAAILAAIMSTADSQLLVSASAFSNDMYKHIFRKNASNKELMWVSRVVVAVIAIIAVLVALQGAPSAGAAKEGKSFLDVVMSLVSFAWGGFGATFGPLVLLALFWKRTTLPAAVAGMLVGGITTFVWKFYLSGLSGEIFQIYELVPGFVFSMVTIIVVSLLTKAPSKEIQDEFDQVEHTRLSDMKL
- the tsaA gene encoding tRNA (N6-threonylcarbamoyladenosine(37)-N6)-methyltransferase TrmO; this translates as MNPDCETPSHFPFKVIARIRSDFPDKFGIPRQSGLLKGLRSSIRFEPEFRVADALRGLEGFSHLWVLWIFSENVRVGENGENRWSPTVRPPRLGGNKRLGVFATRSSFRPNPVAMSCVKIEEIRLNVVDGDYCGPEIIVSGADMMDGTPIVDIKPYLPYADSVPDALGGFAEPLREKSLKVEFSVDLGAFPAEKLDTLREILAEDPRPAYQKDADRVYGFKFAGFEVKFKVQDEVLSVLDLIKI